A genomic window from Cydia amplana chromosome 3, ilCydAmpl1.1, whole genome shotgun sequence includes:
- the LOC134662397 gene encoding phosphatidylcholine:ceramide cholinephosphotransferase 2-like — MTISARSPDKEPSPPKQINLAEPLVESVRVYLANELPDKQLAPPADPPPPPAGDVDVDIAQHTAHEEIKGINFERLKRNDLNNNASRTESERPSANPEMPNQAELMQRQPLLARAAKTDAPAPGTDESDPDQEHSPARGDFIVEIPPGAREERYPKEIWKTIISFFFLFLCVCINMMSLSLVHERVPDRNTTPPLPDIWLDNVAARDWALAVSEYLIMLSTTVAMLVVVFHKHRFIVARRCFFIIGLLYLYRSVTMFVTVLPMSSTTYFCSPKSNSTTPLLVVKRMFYLISGFGLSINGKHTFCGDFIYSGHTMVLVLSYLIVAEYSPRKLWPVHWGLWGAAVLGVVFVLLAHGHYTVDVIIAYYVTTRLFWTFHSLLVTPHRHGPGQYMIQREWWYWLFTYLERNVRGPVPRRYDWPLPWPRSKLFSRLS; from the coding sequence ATGACGATCTCGGCCCGCTCCCCGGACAAGGAGCCGTCGCCGCCCAAGCAGATCAACCTCGCCGAGCCGCTCGTCGAGTCCGTGCGCGTCTACCTCGCCAATGAGCTGCCCGACAAGCAGCTAGCGCCGCCCGCggacccgccgccgccgccggccggcGATGTCGACGTCGACATAGCACAACACACTGCTCACGAAGAAATCAAAGGCATCAACTTCGAGCGCCTGAAGCGGAATGACCTGAACAACAACGCCTCACGAACCGAGAGCGAGCGGCCGAGTGCGAATCCCGAGATGCCCAACCAGGCCGAGCTGATGCAGCGGCAGCCGCTGCTCGCGCGCGCCGCCAAGACGGACGCGCCCGCGCCCGGCACCGACGAGTCCGACCCCGACCAGGAGCACTCCCCGGCCCGCGGCGACTTCATCGTCGAGATCCCGCCGGGCGCGCGCGAGGAGCGCTACCCTAAAGAGATATGGAAAACGATCATTTCATTTTTCTTCCTGTTCTTATGCGTGTGCATCAACATGATGTCGCTGTCGCTGGTACACGAGCGGGTGCCGGACCGCAACACGACGCCGCCGCTGCCGGACATCTGGCTCGACAACGTGGCGGCCCGGGACTGGGCCCTCGCCGTCTCCGAGTACCTCATCATGCTGTCGACGACGGTCGCCATGCTGGTGGTGGTGTTTCACAAGCACCGCTTCATCGTCGCGCGGCGGTGTTTCTTCATCATCGGGCTGCTATACCTTTACCGTTCGGTGACCATGTTCGTGACGGTGCTGCCGATGTCGAGCACAACGTACTTCTGCAGCCCGAAGAGCAACAGCACGACGCCGCTGCTGGTGGTGAAGCGCATGTTCTACCTCATCTCCGGGTTCGGGCTGTCCATCAACGGCAAGCACACGTTCTGCGGGGACTTCATCTACTCGGGGCACACGATGGTGCTGGTGCTGTCGTACCTGATCGTGGCGGAGTACTCGCCGCGGAAGCTATGGCCCGTGCACTGGGGCCTATGGGGCGCGGCGGTGCTGGGCGTGGTGTTCGTGCTGCTGGCGCACGGCCACTACACCGTGGACGTGATAATCGCGTACTACGTGACCACGCGGCTGTTCTGGACGTTCCACTCTCTGCTGGTGACGCCGCACCGGCACGGGCCAGGCCAGTACATGATCCAGCGCGAGTGGTGGTACTGGCTGTTCACGTACTTGGAGCGCAACGTGCGCGGGCCGGTGCCGCGGCGGTACGACTGGCCGCTGCCGTGGCCGCGCAGCAAGCTGTTCAGCCGGCTCAGCTAG
- the LOC134662649 gene encoding mitochondrial disaggregase-like, translated as MLKMSGMQIVRSNLRTMRRAIRLAAVLARRPVGGSGAAGAGSGGDGAGGEHAGERFTNARAVVGVATIGLALVAADHQYNEKRFFKAARLGNLQEIRRQVEAAKEGRGREGGGADRRHALGWTALMAAAANDQPAAVAELLRLGARPDLQEKYAGASAAAQQQGLHPLEAMQRREDEFCSSMNSRASFLGWTALHYAALADSAGAAAALLGAGADPTARDHAGRRALHYTKDPSPTRDLIVEHSARWEEKLAAAAAEERRRFPLEQRLKQFIVGQAAAIETVAAAVRRKENGWSDEEHPLVFLFLGSSGIGKTELAKQLARYMHRDDPAAFIRLDMSEYQEKHEVAKLIGAPPGYVGHEEGGQLTRALARRADAVVLFDEVDKAHPDVLTVLLQLFDEGRLTDGKGKLIECKNAVFVMTSNLAADEIAQYGLKLRREAEAKAQLRAKGTVTAHGEEPTAAEEQAGGEALEVSRTFKDSVVRPILKRHFGRDEFLGRINEIVYFLPFSRQELLSLVQRELVRWAEQARARHAVELRWEGGVLGALADGYDVHYGARSIKHEVERRLVNQLALAAERGALARGCCVLVTAAAGRLALAVREPRQTDYTPLDLAV; from the exons ATGTTAAAAATGTCTGGGATGCAAATTGTGAGGAGTAACTTGCGAACTATGCGGCGCGCGATCCGGCTCGCTGCGGTGTTAGCCCGGCGGCCGGTGGGCGGCAGCGGCGCGGCCGGCGCGGGATCCGGCGGCGACGGCGCCGGCGGCGAACATGCTGGCGAGCGCTTTACTAACGCGCGCGCTGTCGTCGGAGTGGCTACAATCGGTCTGGCGCTTGTGGCTGCCGACCATCAATATAATG aaaaaaGATTTTTCAAAGCAGCTCGACTTGGCAATTTACAAGAGATTCGCAG GCAAGTAGAAGCAGCAAAGGAGGGTCGCGGGCGTGAGGGCGGCGGCGCCGACCGGCGGCACGCGCTCGGCTGGACGGCGCTCATGGCCGCCGCCGCCAACGACCAGCCCGCCGCCGTCGCCGAGCTGCTCCGGCTCGGCGCGCGCCCCGACCTGCAGGAGAAGTACGCGGGCGCCTCTGCCGCCGCGCAGCAGCAG GGCTTGCACCCCTTGGAAGCGATGCAGCGGCGCGAGGACGAGTTCTGCTCGTCCATGAACTCTCGCGCCTCGTTTCTCGGCTGGACGGCGCTGCACTACGCCGCGCTGGCGGACTCGgcgggcgccgccgccgcgctgctCGGCGCCGGCGCCGACCCCACCGCGCGCGACCACGCCGGCCGCCGCGCGCTGCACTATACGAAAGACCCGTCTCCTACGAGGGACCTCATTG TGGAGCACTCAGCTCGCTGGGAAGAGAAGCTAGCGGCCGCCGCAGCCGAGGAACGGCGCAGGTTCCCACTCGAGCAACGCCTGAAGCAGTTCATAGTGGGCCAGGCGGCCGCTATCGAGACCGTGGCGGCGGCCGTCAGGCGGAAGGAAAACGGATGGTCTGACGAGGAACACCCGCTGGTTTTCTTGTTCTTGGGGAGCTCGGGGATTGGGAAGACTGAGCTGGCTAAGCAACTCGCCAG GTACATGCACCGCGATGACCCGGCGGCGTTCATTCGGCTGGACATGTCCGAGTACCAGGAGAAACATGAGGTGGCTAAACTCATTGGTGCTCCTCCGGG TTACGTGGGGCACGAGGAGGGCGGGCAGCTGACGCGGGCGCTGGCGCGGCGCGCGGACGCGGTGGTGCTGTTCGATGAGGTCGACAAGGCGCATCCGGACGTGCTCACTGTGTTGCTACAGCTCTTTGACGAG GGTAGACTGACGGACGGCAAGGGCAAGCTGATCGAGTGCAAGAACGCCGTGTTCGTGATGACGTCCAACCTGGCCGCGGACGAAATCGCGCAGTACGGCCTGAAGCTTCGCCGGGAGGCCGAGGCCAAGGCGCAGCTGCGCGCCAAGGGAACCGTCACCGCGCACGGAG AGGAGCCTACGGCGGCCGAGGAGCAGGCGGGAGGCGAGGCGCTGGAAGTGTCCCGCACGTTCAAGGACAGCGTGGTGCGGCCCATACTCAAGCGGCACTTCGGGCGGGACGAGTTCCTCGGACGGATCAACGAGATTGT GTACTTCCTCCCGTTCTCGCGGCAGGAGCTGCTGAGCCTGGTGCAGCGGGAGCTGGTGCGCTGGGCCGAGCAGGCGCGCGCGCGGCACGCCGTCGAGCTGCGCTGGGAGGGCGGCGTGCTAGGCGCGCTCGCCGACGG GTACGACGTGCACTACGGCGCGCGCTCGATCAAGCACGAGGTGGAGCGGCGGCTGGTCAACCAGCTGGCGCTGGCCGCGGAGCGCGGCGCGCTGGCGCGCGGCTGCTGCGTGCTGGTCACCGCCGCCGCTGGCCGCCTCGCGCTGGCCGTGCGCGAGCCCCGCCAGACCGACTACACGCCGCTAGACCTGGCCGTTTGA